DNA sequence from the Calditerrivibrio sp. genome:
TGTAAATGGCAGGATGGAGTTTAACGGATTACAGTCAGGTGTATATGAGGTAAGGGTATTTTATGACTGGCCTAATGGAGGCTATAAGGTGATGTATAGGCATAGTTTTAGTGTACTACCTTAAGAAAACGGGGCTTGTCCCCGTTTTATACCAGTACCTTGTTTTTACCGCTTACTTTTGCTGCGTATAGATTCTGGTCTGCTTTTGCAATTAAGATATCTATATCTACTTTTTCGTAATCTGTAATACTTGCACCACCGATGCTACAGGTGACCTTGAAATTTACATATTTGATCAACTCCTCTTCGATGCTGATCCTAAATCTCTCAAGAATGTTATAAAGTTCGTTGTGGGTGATATTAGGTAGAATAATCAAGAACTCTTCCCCACCAAACCTACCAAAGATATCATAATCCCTTTTTTTGCTCTGAACGATTTCAGCAAATTTTTTCAGAACAAGGTCCCCCGTAGGATGTCCGTAGGTGTCATTGATCCTTTTGAAGTTGTCTATATCAAAGATTCCTATGGAAAGGGGTATTTTGTTTCGCTTTGATTTCGAAATTTCTAAATCTAAGGTTTGAATTAGGTACCTTCTATTGTATACTTTTGTGAGTTCATCTTTAATGGATAGCTCTGAGATGTGGGAGTGGGTCAGACAGTTGTCAAGAACTATGGCTACCTGAGTAAGGAGATTGTTTATGAGATCAAGCTCCTCTTTTTTGTGGGCAATTGTGGAGCCTATCACCATTACTCCTAAAAGATTCTGTTTTATAGCAATTGGAAAGGCTGCTATCTCTTTTGGTTTTATATCGACAAGACCCGAGTCGATAATGAAGTTTTCTGGTGTGATCTCACTAATACAGAAATATGTTTGATTTTTTGCTACTTCACCCACAATCCCTTCCCCTAAATGAACATTTCTCAGGTATTTTTGGTTTGCGTTTTTTACATAGTATGGTTTCAAAATATCTTCATCTTTGTTGTAGAGATATACCACTGCTATCTGGGAATTGGTATATTCAAGAATTTTATTGGTAGAAATGCTTAAAACCTCGTCCACGTCGAGGGTGGTAGTGATGATTTGGTTTAACTGATTGAATCTACTTAAGGTAGTGGTATACTGCCTGATATTTTGAACCATTTTGTTAAAGTAGTTTGCTATATCTTCGAAGTCATCAAAGGTTCTATAATCAAGCTTAACATCTAAGTTATGTTCTGAAACCTCTTCCATAGCTTTTTTTATGCCCCAAATAGGCCTTTTGGTATCGTTGTAGACTACTGCACCTATGATTAAAATGGCAATAGAGGAGAAAAAGATAATTGCTGTTGTTATTGCTGTAAACTCAGAAATAATTATCTTAAGTTTCTTCAGGTTGGTGGCTATACTTAAGCCTCCGACTATCTCCCCATTTATACTTCTAAGGGGCACTGCTGCTATTGCAGTGGGCTCATGATCAATTTCATAAATCCCTTTTATGAGGGCATGCTTGCTGAGTTGTTCGGTTATCTCATTGGGCAGATTAAGATTTAAGAAGAAGATATTTTTTGGAGTGGAGTTTGTTGTAATGATCTTTTCTTTTAAGCTTATTGCGCTAAATAGTGCTGTGTTATAACTAAATGTGTTGTATAGCTTATCCATAATCGATCTGTTGTTGTTGAGAACGGTGAAGCTTCCAAAGATATATTTTTTATCACCTATCTTAAACGGTATTGTTGAAAGGTATACAATGAGCTTATCATCACCAACTATACCTAAATTTGCAATCTCCTGTTGACTGAAAATGGATTGATCGTTGGGTATTATTTCAAAACCGTTCATGGGGATGTTTGAGGTTAGAATGATATGGGCAGATTTGAAAAATATTTTGCTAAAGATTAGCTCTTTTTTGTTTGAGGTGATTGAGGTACCTGTTTGGGTATCATAGATGAATGAGATATTGATGCCGTTGATCGTATCGCTAATGAGTTTTAATCTATTGGGTAGATCTAAAGAGTTGTTTTTGATAAGTTCCTGAAACGATGGGCTTTTTACTATAAACGAACCTATATGGCTCGGAGTAATAAGCTCTTTTTCGAGGATTTCATAAACCGACTTTACCTGGTTCCCCACTTGATCGATGTATTCGTTGGTAGAAAAGTTCTTAATGGAATTGGTTAATGCAAAGTAAATACCTGTTATGGGGATGATGAGTATAAGGAAGAAGCTTATTATTGTTTTGTTGCCTATGGATAATTTAAACCCCCTCCAACCCCAATCTAACTTGTGATAAAAAGGTCTTTTGTCCATTATGCCTCCATAGTTAGCAATATTGATAAATTATTTTATATATTTCATACAAATTAGCAATTGTTTTTTTACTTTTTGTATGGTAATATAGATAATTATATTATATAGGAATTTTACTATGAATGCCAAGAAGATTTCTTTGAGAAAATTTATTTTCTTGCTGATTTTGTTAGTTTCCTTCTTAACTTATGTTGTCAGTATAATGATCTTTTATTATATACAGCAAAAAAATATTAAGATGATATCATACTATAAATTTCGCGATATTGTTAGTTCAATAGAGGTATTTGATCAGTTGTATTTAAAGGAAAAGGTTAATCATGTGGCTTTAATGGAGCAGAAGTTGGGGGTAGCATTTAGAAAATATAAAGGGGCGGAGTTTGAGGGGGACAACTTTTCGGGTGTTTTTAACTACTTCTATGAGTACAAGTATAAAAAAGGGTGTCAAGCCTGTCATGGGGCAGTTGATGAAGGTGCCATAGCTGGCTATTATCTTGTTAGCGTTAGTTTGGTAGATGTTGTTGGGGATGCCAAAAAACTTGTGCTGATCTTTTCTGTGTTGCTTTCTCCTCTACCAATAGGTGGAGCTTTGCTGGTATCTTATCTTGTTGGTAAAAAGGTGGGTATTCTTCATCGCTCTATAACCAGTAATTTGCAACATATCAACACGATACAGGATCTTTCAAAGATAGAAGAGGTGAGTAAGCATACAGTCTTCTCAGATTTAAATGAGATTTTTGAGGAACTCAATAATTTTCTGAGAAAAGCAAAAAGTACGGCTGTGGATCGCCACATACTTGAGTTTGAGCTTAAGATACTGGAAAAGTTTTTGATAACCTCAGATGTGATTAAGGATTGGAGGAAGTATGTTTTGTCTTTGGTAGGGGAGATCAACAAGGTGGTGGATGTGCAGGTGGTTTTTAGTCTGTTTAGGACCAATGAAAATGAGTTTAGTTTGGAGTTTTTTTGGACCAATCAACCCTCTGTTGAATTGAAGAATTATATAGAGAGGTTGATTGAGGTAAAGTGTATAGACTTTTATAAAAATTACTGCGATTTCAACTCTATTACCGTTCATCATTCCATATTACCCTCCGATAGGTGTGAGATTTTTAATCCAGAACTTTTACGATTTGAAACCAAAAGTATCATTTTGGAGGATCCTAAGATAGGTGGTATTGTGGGGGTAGGGGTTAATACAAGGGATAGTGAAGATAAGGTTAAATCCCTTGTTATTGAAGGGATCCTTACTACGTTATTAAATGTAATTGGGTCTGTTAAGGCAATAGCAAAGTACAATAAAGAACTGGAGTATTATTCCACAAGGGATCACATCACCGATCTTTTCAATCAACGGGTTTTTTGGGAGATGTTGAATTATGAGACAGCAAGAGCAAGCAGAGCTGGTTATAGTTTTGCTGTGGTGATTATCGATCTGGATAATTTTAAGTTTTTAAACGATAACTTTGGACATGATGTAGGGGATAAATTTTTGTTCAGTATATCAGGGATTATTAAGAAAAATGTTAGATTAGGGGATATTGTAGCAAGGTATAGTGGGGATGAGTTTACTATCCTTATGTCTAACGTTCAAGCGGATGCTGTTTATATAAGTGTTAAAAGGATTTTAAAAAGTATTGAAAAGTTTAGTTTTGAGTACAATGATAAGAGACTCTCAATAACTGCTTCCGCTGGTTTTGCCCTTTATCCAGCACATGGTGACAATGCTAAAGATCTTTTTGCTTTTGCAGATACCATGCTATTTAAGGCAAAGGCTGAGGGTAAAAACAATGTGTTGATGCCGACGAAGGAGGATATCGAGTTTGTAGAAAAGGTTATCAGTGAGAAATCTTACCAGATCATCAGAGCTATTGAAGAAAATAGAATAATACCTTATTTTCAGCCTATAATGGATATAAAAACTGAAGAGATCTCCATGTATGAGGTGCTTTGTAGGATAGAAATGGGTGGTAAAATGTATTCTGCTTACGAGTTTATTGAGATTGCGGAAAGGACTGGTACCATTATAAAGATAGACTATTTGATGTTGGAGAATGCTTTTAATATTGTAAAACATAGCTTAGATACAATATTGTTTATAAATCTTTCTCCCAAGTCCTTGATTTTAAGTGAGTTTATACCCAATATTATTCAAATTACGAGAAAGCATGGTATAAACCCTGAGAGGGTTGTTTTTGAGCTGACAGAAAGGGAGACGGTGAAAAATCTGTCGATCCTTGAGAAGTTCGTGGCAAACTTGAGGGCTGAGGGGTATAAATTTGCGATAGATGATTTTGGTTCAGGCTACTCCTCTTACGATTATATCAAAAGATTCCCAGTGGATTTTGTAAAGATCGATGGTGAGTTTATAAAAAATATGGTTACTAATAGTAAGGATCTGGCGATAGTTAGGAGTTTGTTGGTACTCACTGAAGAGTTTGGTATTAAGACAGTTGCAGAGTTTATAGAAAATACTGAAACCTTTCAGAAGGCAAAAGAGATAGGGATAGATTATGCTCAGGGCTATTATATTGGAAAGCCTGAGCCATTTTTGTATCGTAGACAAAAAAATTAAGTTTTGTTTGTTGCAGAGTTTATTGTATTAAGTTGCTGCCTGTTTTAGTCTTATAAAATTCTGTTTATGACAAATAAACCTAATTTGCTTTAGAGTGGCTTTGTGTTTGTAATTTATTGACATGCAATTAAAATGTTGTTGGCGACTGGCTGTTATTTAATTAACTAAAAATCTTTTTTGAATTTCTTTATAAAATAAGTATTGACAAATTATTTTCCTTAATATATTAGCCAAACTGGAGGTTTGGTATGTGTAGAATAGGTGCCATTAAGTCAAAGAACTATTTTCACCCTTCTAAGGCCCTCAGACTGATGAGGTCGCAGCAGGAGGGGCATGATAACTCAGGTTTTGCCATGGTGATGCAAGACTTGGGTGGGGTGTTTGAAAACTACAAGGATCTACCGATTCTTTCTATGGCCTGTACAGATGAAGGGATAAAGATAGCTGAAGATATACTTCACAAAAAGGGGTTTACACGAGTATTTCAATGGACTCCTCAAGTCTATCCTGATGAATCATTAAATATTAACCCGATGCCAAACTATGTTTTTCAGGTGTACAATTATCCTAAGCTGTACAATTACGCTCCACAGGAAGAAAAAGAGGAATTACTTGTGGATATGAGATTAACCATAAGGAAGATTCTTGATGAAAAGGATGCTGGTTATGTTTACTCCTTTTGGCCCGATGTTATAATGTTAAAAGAGATCGGAGATCCCACAGATATAGGCATCTATTTCGATCTATGGACGGAGAACGATGAACTCAAGGCAAAGATAATCACTGCTCAATGCCGGCAAAATACCAACTATGATATTGTTAGATATGCTGCTCACCCCTTCTTTCTACAAGGTTATACGGCGTTAGCAAACGGTGAAAATACATTTTTTGAAAAAAACAGAAACTTTCAAAAAAAGCTTTATAAGGGTTACATAGGGTTTGAATCGGATTCCCAGTCTTTTTTATATACACTTCATTACATCCATAAGATATTAAAATGGCCCCTCATTTATTTCAAGCATACGATTACTCCACTTCCTTTTGAAGAGATTGCATCAAGAAAAGATGCAAAGGTTTTGGAACACATAAGGGGTTCTTTATCCAATCTTGAGATAAATGGGCCAAATACAGTAATCGGTGTGTTACCTGATGGGACACTGTTTACCTGTTGTGATGCAAAAAAGTTAAGGCCAGTGGTGGTTGGTGGTGATGAGGAGACTGTTATTATTACCTCTGAAGTGATCGGTATAAATGACCTATTGCCAGATAGGGATTGGTCTCAGGATATTTATCCCCATGAAAGGGAGATGGTAATAGTAAACAACAGATTAGAGGTGCAAAGATGGCAACAGTGAAGGTAAATGAGCTTGCCAAAGATGACCTTTTTTGGCAGATAGAATACAAGCATGACAGATGTACCCTCTGTGGCAGATGTGTGGCATCTTGCCCTTTCAAGGCTATTGAAGCCAGAGTAGAGAAGAGAAGAAAAGTGGTAAGTGAAGAGCTAACACCTTTGCCTAAGATATATTTTCAGTCTGTTCCTGTAATAAAACAGGTGGTGAGTCATTACAATTTTTGCCGTGGTTGTGGTATATGTGAAAAGGTATGTCCTAATGATGCCATAAGACCGGTGAGGAATGCAGATTTTAGGTTTCCAGCTAAGTACAGGGCTATCAGTGCTGATCCTTTCAAAAGAGGTGGTCGTAACAACCTTGAGATTGGTGATAGAACACTGGATAAGATAAGAATAGGTCGAATCTCCCAGATGACAGACCCTTCCCTTGATGCCCAGAGACACACCTTTGACCTGCTGACACCTTTTGGTAGGATCCTTGCTCCTGATGAGATATCGTTTAAGGTGGATAGTGATGGAAATCTAAAAGTGGACCAAAACATTCCTCCGGTTCGTTGGATCTATCCTATCATAATTGGGGATATGTCCATTGGTGCCCTTTCCTGGAGAGCTTGGGAGGCTCTTGCAATAGCCACTGCCTACTTAAATGAAGAGGTAGGGATACCCATAAGGATGTGCTCTGGTGAAGGTGGGGTACCTGTACGATTGCTGAAATCAAAGTATTTAAAATATATGATCTTACAGATAGCTTCTGGTCACTTTGGTTGGAATAGGATTATAAATGCTATGCCCCATATGGTGGAAGATCCTGCCGGGATTTTGATAAAGATCGGTCAAGGGGCAAAGCCAGGGGATGGGGGGTTACTCATGGCCAAAAAGGTAGCAAAGCATATTCAGGAGATCAGAGGAGTACCAAGAACAGATCTTTTGAGTCCTCCAAATCATCAGGGGCTTTACTCGATAGAAGAGTCTGTACAGAAGATGTTTTTGTCCATGTCGGCTGCCTTTAAGTTTAGGGTGCCTGTGGCGATCAAAGTGGCCGCAAGTGCCACATCTGTATCGGTTTATAATAATCTTTTGAGGGATCCCTACAACATCGTGGGTGGTTTTTTCTTGGATGGTATTGATGGGGGTACAGGTGCAGCCCATGAGATATCTCTGGATCATACTGGTCACCCGATAGTTTCTACACTAAGGGACTGTTACAAAGCTGCCCTACATCAAGGGAAGCAGGGACAGATCCCTCTATGGGCTGGTGGTGGTATGGGAAAAGGCTGGAACCTTGCTGCCGATGCCTTTAAGATGATATGTCTTGGTGCTAATGGTGTTTTTACCGGAAAACTGATGATACAACTGGCTGGTTGTGTGGGTAATGATAAAGGTAAGTGCAATGCCTGCAATACAGGTCTATGCCCTGTGGGGATTTGTACCCAAGATCCTGTGCTTGTAAAGAGGCTTGATGTAGATAAGGTTGCGGAGAATATCGTAAACTACTTTATTGCAGTTGACCACGAGTTAAAGAAGTTGATGGCTCCAATTGGAAATAGCTCTCTACCAATTGGAAGATCCACAGCTCTTATAGCCACTGAAAAATCTGTGGCGGAAAGGTTGGATATACCATATGCATGCTAACATGGAGGAAACGATGGTAGAGAAAATAAATATCAAAGGTGTAGATGGGGATAAGAGAAAATCCACTCAAGAGCTGTTATTAGAGATATACGATGCAGTTGAAAAGTGCCATACAGAATTAGAGGTGGATGCCTGTGGTCAGCATGACATCGGTGGTCCACTTTGGAATAAACATGGAAGGCCATTAAATTTTTACGTGAAAAATCCTGGTCAAAGGGTTGGCTCTATGGGGATGCAGGGTACCACAATAATAGTGGAAGGCTCTGCAACTGCTGATACCGGCTGGCTAAATGCTGGAGCAGAGATTATTGTTAAGGGGAATTCTGGAGATACCACAGCCCATTGTGCTGCAACTGGGAAAATATATGTTGGTGGATCTGTGGGAACAAGGTCTGGAGCATTGATGAAGTACGATCCTAAGTTTCCTCCTCCTGAGTTTTGGGTACTTAAAAACACTGGATCCTTTAGCTTTGAATTCATGGGTGGTGGTATTGCTGTTGTGTGTGGTTATAACTGTGAGGAGATGGAGTCGGTTTTAGGTTATCGTAGTTGCGTTGGTATGGTGGGTGGGGTTGTCTATGTGAGGGGAAATGTGAAAGATCTTTCCGATGATGTGTGGCTAATGGATATTGACGATAAAGATTGGGAATTTTTGGATACGAACTTACCTATCTTTCTAAAAAAGATACAGCGTCCGGGGGCTTTAGGTAAGCTTTCGAGACGCCATGAGTGGAAAAAGATCGTTCCAAAGACCAACGAGGAAAGAGCTGAACATAGATTGATGCCAGTTAAAGAATTTAGGCTGAAAAAATGGGTTGAAGGTGGCATCTTTGGGGATATGTTGTTGGATGATTTTTCTGTAGCAAATTTTGTGGAAACAGGTGATCTCAGGCTGAAATACCCAGAATGGA
Encoded proteins:
- a CDS encoding glutamate synthase; this translates as MCRIGAIKSKNYFHPSKALRLMRSQQEGHDNSGFAMVMQDLGGVFENYKDLPILSMACTDEGIKIAEDILHKKGFTRVFQWTPQVYPDESLNINPMPNYVFQVYNYPKLYNYAPQEEKEELLVDMRLTIRKILDEKDAGYVYSFWPDVIMLKEIGDPTDIGIYFDLWTENDELKAKIITAQCRQNTNYDIVRYAAHPFFLQGYTALANGENTFFEKNRNFQKKLYKGYIGFESDSQSFLYTLHYIHKILKWPLIYFKHTITPLPFEEIASRKDAKVLEHIRGSLSNLEINGPNTVIGVLPDGTLFTCCDAKKLRPVVVGGDEETVIITSEVIGINDLLPDRDWSQDIYPHEREMVIVNNRLEVQRWQQ
- a CDS encoding glutamate synthase-related protein, which encodes MATVKVNELAKDDLFWQIEYKHDRCTLCGRCVASCPFKAIEARVEKRRKVVSEELTPLPKIYFQSVPVIKQVVSHYNFCRGCGICEKVCPNDAIRPVRNADFRFPAKYRAISADPFKRGGRNNLEIGDRTLDKIRIGRISQMTDPSLDAQRHTFDLLTPFGRILAPDEISFKVDSDGNLKVDQNIPPVRWIYPIIIGDMSIGALSWRAWEALAIATAYLNEEVGIPIRMCSGEGGVPVRLLKSKYLKYMILQIASGHFGWNRIINAMPHMVEDPAGILIKIGQGAKPGDGGLLMAKKVAKHIQEIRGVPRTDLLSPPNHQGLYSIEESVQKMFLSMSAAFKFRVPVAIKVAASATSVSVYNNLLRDPYNIVGGFFLDGIDGGTGAAHEISLDHTGHPIVSTLRDCYKAALHQGKQGQIPLWAGGGMGKGWNLAADAFKMICLGANGVFTGKLMIQLAGCVGNDKGKCNACNTGLCPVGICTQDPVLVKRLDVDKVAENIVNYFIAVDHELKKLMAPIGNSSLPIGRSTALIATEKSVAERLDIPYAC
- a CDS encoding diguanylate cyclase, encoding MDKRPFYHKLDWGWRGFKLSIGNKTIISFFLILIIPITGIYFALTNSIKNFSTNEYIDQVGNQVKSVYEILEKELITPSHIGSFIVKSPSFQELIKNNSLDLPNRLKLISDTINGINISFIYDTQTGTSITSNKKELIFSKIFFKSAHIILTSNIPMNGFEIIPNDQSIFSQQEIANLGIVGDDKLIVYLSTIPFKIGDKKYIFGSFTVLNNNRSIMDKLYNTFSYNTALFSAISLKEKIITTNSTPKNIFFLNLNLPNEITEQLSKHALIKGIYEIDHEPTAIAAVPLRSINGEIVGGLSIATNLKKLKIIISEFTAITTAIIFFSSIAILIIGAVVYNDTKRPIWGIKKAMEEVSEHNLDVKLDYRTFDDFEDIANYFNKMVQNIRQYTTTLSRFNQLNQIITTTLDVDEVLSISTNKILEYTNSQIAVVYLYNKDEDILKPYYVKNANQKYLRNVHLGEGIVGEVAKNQTYFCISEITPENFIIDSGLVDIKPKEIAAFPIAIKQNLLGVMVIGSTIAHKKEELDLINNLLTQVAIVLDNCLTHSHISELSIKDELTKVYNRRYLIQTLDLEISKSKRNKIPLSIGIFDIDNFKRINDTYGHPTGDLVLKKFAEIVQSKKRDYDIFGRFGGEEFLIILPNITHNELYNILERFRISIEEELIKYVNFKVTCSIGGASITDYEKVDIDILIAKADQNLYAAKVSGKNKVLV
- a CDS encoding EAL domain-containing protein; its protein translation is MISYYKFRDIVSSIEVFDQLYLKEKVNHVALMEQKLGVAFRKYKGAEFEGDNFSGVFNYFYEYKYKKGCQACHGAVDEGAIAGYYLVSVSLVDVVGDAKKLVLIFSVLLSPLPIGGALLVSYLVGKKVGILHRSITSNLQHINTIQDLSKIEEVSKHTVFSDLNEIFEELNNFLRKAKSTAVDRHILEFELKILEKFLITSDVIKDWRKYVLSLVGEINKVVDVQVVFSLFRTNENEFSLEFFWTNQPSVELKNYIERLIEVKCIDFYKNYCDFNSITVHHSILPSDRCEIFNPELLRFETKSIILEDPKIGGIVGVGVNTRDSEDKVKSLVIEGILTTLLNVIGSVKAIAKYNKELEYYSTRDHITDLFNQRVFWEMLNYETARASRAGYSFAVVIIDLDNFKFLNDNFGHDVGDKFLFSISGIIKKNVRLGDIVARYSGDEFTILMSNVQADAVYISVKRILKSIEKFSFEYNDKRLSITASAGFALYPAHGDNAKDLFAFADTMLFKAKAEGKNNVLMPTKEDIEFVEKVISEKSYQIIRAIEENRIIPYFQPIMDIKTEEISMYEVLCRIEMGGKMYSAYEFIEIAERTGTIIKIDYLMLENAFNIVKHSLDTILFINLSPKSLILSEFIPNIIQITRKHGINPERVVFELTERETVKNLSILEKFVANLRAEGYKFAIDDFGSGYSSYDYIKRFPVDFVKIDGEFIKNMVTNSKDLAIVRSLLVLTEEFGIKTVAEFIENTETFQKAKEIGIDYAQGYYIGKPEPFLYRRQKN